In Melitaea cinxia chromosome 29, ilMelCinx1.1, whole genome shotgun sequence, the genomic stretch TAAAAAGTCAAGTAGAgaagcattattagatatagctcgaaaagtggttggttagatctcaaataaatttaaacaggaCCAAATGACATTGACATGATATGATGATGACAATGacatgataaaaaaattgtcgaaatcggtccatccagtcaaaaattctgaagtacatacatttaaaaaaaatacagtcgtcGTCGTTCTCCATTTTTAGATGTCGGTTAAAATGAGTCGTGTTAATAACTCCTCCtttgtcaattaaaaataagtatgcaTGTATTCACAGTGGAATATAGAACCTTCTCCTTTctttaagtcagttaaaaagaaacTGGCCACTATCAGTACGTCAAATTTAATTTCAGAACGTCCTCATAAAATGTGACATAATGTAATTTATGACCAGTCGCTATAGTGCACGATATCAAAGTAATCCCGTGTGCGCTGTGTTCACGGCGACGCTCACACGATACTCTATCAAACAAAACAACAGCACAAGAGTATATCGTATGTTTTCAGTGCACGAGACGACCGTCACACCGTTgcgtgttatttttattttaatcgcaaaatgagattatatataatatatttttattttattataaaattttaaataaggtTTACATGCTTAATTTTTAGACGGATAGACATTTTATACGTCTTCTTTcttttacttacaaaaaataaataatacgttccGCATTAGGATGGGAATCCTGGAGTCCGAAAACACAATATACAATCCAAACGGCCTGTAGATATATAGATATCCGCATATGTCAAACATAGATACAAATCTAtaaattacatacaaatgtttgttatatgcGGATATCTAACCTACAACCGCTAGGGCATCATCAATTTGGTGATCACTATGTTGTTTTAGGAATAAATTAATGATTCATTCACTGGCTAATGAAGAAACTTCGAAAACTGTAACGTTAAACTCAAGAATGCGTGGATTTAACTGAGAGATATCAGCCAGGAACAGATTTATTACACTCATTCGATAAAGACatatgaaaaaattaagtatGGCCAAAATAATAGCTacaattgtatataataattatttcactcACATATACTTATACTATTTTTGAActgtataaaatactagcttGTACCCTATGCGCGTTGCTAggcttttttttggtcgtacaaactcagaaacctttgtgagctatgcacaacactttgctgatgatcatgacatgatcaaatgcatagtttacgattctataaaggacatacagataaacattcatttttagcGGGATAATTTTTAGCGGGAGAAACATTCATTATTGAAGGGGGTAGTGACGGCAAAATATAGACTTAAATGTTAACTCAAAGCGTTGCTAATCAAATGTCTTCTATGATATTCAAAGTGTTGCAGGCGCCACAAATagaagcgcgttgccgaccttactccTGCAGTCGACACCTCAGTAACTTTAACCTCTTTACTCACAACCGGAACGCACCACTATTTGTGACCAATATTATTTGagtatgatcttctgtaatgttgaATTACTTTCCAAATCTTGCTaccccagattttgagcaagttATTAGGTACCTGATACgccctcggagagcacgttaagtggtcggtcctggttgttatcatgtacacctgatagcgaacgttactcatagtagggaatgtatccgccagccctcattggagcagcgtggtggattaagctctgatccttctcctacatggggaaagaggcctatgcccagtagtgagatattacaagcTAAAGCGTTGATACGCCCTACCTCAATGTCATATACATCTAGACATTCGCCAAGCCGCAGTGGAATAGCGGGGTGAATCAAGCTTCTACCCTAATCATACATAAAGATAGGGAACTTGGGCAAAGGATGTTATAGGCTAAATCTATCAGACAAAGGTATTTTAGTTACTGCAATTTCACTTACTAGGTACTCCTTATCTTCGATTAAGCTTGtgatcccactgctgggcgctAATCTCTGAAAAATAACTCCTTCTATCTTTAATAAAAGCCTTCATGTTACACGTCGGTGTAGACAACTCTAGCGACGCTTGCTAAGTGCATGTAGGAAGCGAACCTTCAAACACAATTTGCCAGCACTGTGCTAGCTTTCATACCGACCCCGTTTCCCGGCGATTACATTTTTCAAAGGGTATGAGTTATGGCttataactaattttaatatcactTTTCATGTCTCGAAATGGGACGTTAgtgttttaaaagtaaaaataacgcTTTTGTTGATGATAACTACATCTGcagtttttgaagttatacttcatttggCGCATtggggaaaaatgatgagagttaATTTTTACAATACCGCACACACCGTAACAAAAAAATCTGGAACCTGTAGTTAGCTAgttaacgaagaagaagttagcaacatgaagttagctagccaatgaggtataacttcttacgtgcgtacataagtacactcatatattttttaaaagactgACTCTTTCTAttcgattcttctctgtagaatctacgTTTTGAATCGGTGGTACCTTCCTGTGAGTCatgtgttataatttatataaattcatataattttaatttgcaaaatgaCAATTTGAAGtgattttgaagcctacttgaataaattaatttcaaatcttTATTTTGATGGTGTTaccttattgtatttttatttatccttGCATTCTTTTACGCAATTTTAtctactttttaactgacttcaaaaaaggaggaggttactcaattcgaccgtataaatatatatatttacgtttgATTACGTTTTCTTTACGTACAATTAATACATTACTATCGTACATATACAAACTTAAAtctatcattttaatatcactTTTTAATCTGTACAAATTAAAAGGAATCGCAAAATTTGTTGCTAAGCGCTAAACTCCAAAACTTCTGGACCGATTAggaaaccttttttaaaagtttGGCACACGTTGTGAAAGTTTCTTAGAGAAGGAacattaattaagaaaattgcgcagaaaattgtaaaatttcagaaaaagtAAAGGTTAATTAAATTTCATGAGTTTGAGCGTTATCAAGACAGGCCACATCTGTTGGGTCTAGTAACTAATTAACCAACCATCGTCACTTCAGAGAGCACCAGAACTTTACAGGTAAAGGCAGactattccataatttaatagcCTAAACCCCCCTAGTCTTTTCCCGTGGcggtaagaggcgactaagggataacacagttccactaccaccttggaacttataaagcacTCAAAACACACAGGCCAaggatgggcagcagcgtcttcggtgcgacaaagccagccctgcggtcaccaatccgcctgcctagcgtggtgactatgggcaacacacatgagttcacgccattttttggcgcgaacttgtggagacctatgtccaacagtcaGTGGACTGCGATCGGCTGAAGTGAATAGCTTAAACAATTAGTAGTCAAAATAGTAATAATGATACTATTTGTATCATTATAGGGCTACCgtgataaattgttattttgcgATCATGCCTGGACTGCCTTCAGCTTGATTATATAAAGgtctatattaattatattgatatCTGTATTTATGTGGTAGTGAGAAGAATTACAATGagtaattgaataaataaaaattgaaaaaagtgtgtgtgcgatgagccaaaagaagttttcacttcgaaaattgGTATTCTGTAAAGTCGGTTTATGGACTATAGTTTTACGAGATAACGTCATAACGAAGcattgatgaaaaattgcatagttttatgaattgaattgaattattatcactgaattatttcgaactgcTGGCTCTGACGTCATGCGAGAAATAAGTTAAATGTGTCGCAAGCCAACACTTTGGCCGAGTGTGCCTCTCTCGCTTGTTCTGCGCTCTCTCTTGCACTCTCAGGCTCAGgtggaacgtgacactttttcgtcCGTGGAACATacatacggtacatataccaaaatatcattttttacaatttttgtctgttgtctgtttgttccggctaatctttgagatggctggaccgattttaacggcacttttactggcagatagctgatgtaataaggagtaacaatagactacttttatttcagaaatttatttattttataattctgcgaactgaacaataacttttttgttaaatttcacgtggactagttttttttatcaatttatcaaaatttgaaTATATCATAGACAATAAATCTATTTCTATGAGCAAGTTAGCGATTTATCGTCTGTTTTCCATCGCCACCTTCAAATTTGGTCAAATCTATGTCAAATCaaacaatcaaaattaaaaaaatacacaaacgtCATACATAGTGTGCTACAATCATCTCTTTGTTAAATCATCACCAAATTAATCACTAAACGtaagtaattttacttttaatattaaaattttagcttttactatttttctaaaaagtttTCATGATATGTTTTATTCGTGAACGTAATGATATAGGTTATCTCAAAAAAACATCAGCATTCGTTCAGACCGACGCATTGTAAGTCACTTACGTCGTTTAAAGCCGAATGCGAgattaatatgataatattttgatttatattatacgAGTAACACTCAAAATATATCATAACATTTCAgccctaatattataaatacgaaaaagTTGAGATGGATGTTCGTTATTTTATTACGACAGGATGGCTCTATGAGTCTGGATAAAATTTGCTACAGAGATGAGATGTCAGTGTTCCATACTTAGATTAAGCTGTAAAAATTTTCATATcaaattaatcaatattaaaactggcaagaaatatataaatgggATATTATTGGACCAGAAATGCTTACGAATTTTCAAACCACATTGATCGAGACAGGCACGCGGGTTTTAGGTATAAATAGCTTAGTTTTCAGAAATTTTGTTGCCATTCACTATGGAGCATGTCACTGGAAAAGAGCTCGCATTCTGTTTAAAGGTTTATTACAAAAATGGACAGTCAAGCGCGATTGCGTGCATGATTTTTAATCTAGGTATAGTTTAGATGACCTAAACCAATGTCCTAGTGAAAGCATGATCACGACTTGAGTAAACAACTTTGAGTCTACGGGTTCAACACTAGGTCTAAAACTGAAAatagattattaattatattacatacagaGAAAAGTTTAAGTACAGTTAGGAAGTCTTGCTAGCGCTAGAGCGCTAAGGGCCGgggattttttttctattagatGTCTGATGACAATTGAGACCGACAGTTTAACATCTCGGAGGAATAGTGGAAAGACTCACAAAGAAAATTtgatatcaataatttttaaaattttcagatgTCTGGCCGTGAAGGAGGTAAAAAGAAGCCGCTAAAGGCACCGAAGAAAGCGTCCAGAGAACTAGACGATGATGACCTAGcactaaaacaaaaactaaaggAACAACAGAAAGCATTAGAAGTAAGTTAGGACACTAACTGCCTTTGTTATTTCATGTACACAGTGTATATTTCATATATGTTATCTTATAAGTTTTTACTGTGCTTatttcaatgattctttttttgaatgaaagctggtgcttgatATGTGGTCCTGCTTAAATTTGACCGAGATATGAGTATTATTGgggctatctctaataatgcatatttaattgtCTAATTTTTGGattacctatgttgtattacatgtcgatataAATTGAAGTTGGTATGATTTTGTGTTCGAGCCTACACATTTTTGTTACTAACCACACAACAACTTaatacaatacatttaaaattcatttgtaTTTACTTGTTGTACGGCTTGTTCATAAAATTTCagagatattcaaaaatattttttttatttgaactttgttttaaaaatttgttaattttaatatttacttattatagcTACACTGCTATGAAATTTTGAAAAGAAATAATTAGCCATGAGTTACACGATGTGTACatgttataaaaactatttaccccaatctaaatataaacaaaaacaatcaaaaacCACTTTATTCAAACGAGCTTCGAGCACattcgaattgtcattttacaaattcatTCTATCATGCCCTTCAACATTACACATAtttcatgtatatttaaattattaaatatttatttgtatataaaaaaaaatcatttttatataaatattcgaatttatttattacattttttataaaatattgttgtcaaattttgaataaaatctttttttttttttcgtttcaggAAGCAAAGGCCAAAGCTTCACAGAAAGGTCCTCTTGTTAGTGGTGGCATTAAAAAGTCTggcaaaaagtaacaaaatgttgttccatttattgtatatttatttataggttaaaattattgtataagaACATTAAAGAAtcttacttttttctttttgctatttacttttcaaCAACACCATGccatttgaaaataaaactatgtcGCAAACagatttttaagtaataatcgCACTGCCAATGTAGTGCCTCTTGCAGTTGTAAATTTTGCATTTgaacatttatattatgtataattattgtttttaaataaatgtgtcaAAGTTcggtttgttactttttttcgtCATtccgttttattaaaattattttttgagtagGTACCAGTTACGTAATTTTTTCATAGGCTGTAAGGTCCAATGCCTTTgccattgtaatattttttttttacggaaAAAATGTAGAGAATAAAATATCTTCCCtcctaaattgtttttaataatcacTTAATAGTTCACgggtttttaaaaacattaaaacactAATAAAGTTAATGTTTCTTATAAAGAActtcgtaaataaaatttggaaCGATACTTGGAaagtaagtatttaatttaattgaatttattacatgtaaacttattttaaacgTAAACCCACAATGAACAAAATAATCGTTATTTAGTCTAATGAAGATGCGTTAGTGTTGCAGATTCGTGACAATCATATGTGGTACCCCTTAAAAGTTTTTGTCCTAatctaggcgtttgtgcttgtgtattgtaatGTTCCGAACCACTAACATACGAGTAAATTCGAATGGGAATATTATTCACTATTagtgttatttattacattaatacatCATTTAAAAGTAAACTCGACtcattacttatatttaacACTAACTCAATCAAAGAACAAACTattcagttttataattatagtagtttattataaaaagttaaactaTATATCTCATTATACCAATTCTAATATCATAAAgaaacgatttttatttttgaatcttTTTTGTGGATAGGTAAACTCAATCTCACTCgacagattttaaaaattcttttactaaaGAGAATGCTTCCATCACTATTATCAATaatataggttatattttaacaGAATAAAACGGAATAGTCAAAATATTCTAATACACGTGAGCGGATAGTTAGtttcttatataattactacttacatgtatttataatacaaataaactagctgaccccgcaaacgcttttttgccatatatttatttatttattaaggacaACCAACAGaagatacaatataaatgttttaatacatacTTAATAGGTAAACAATGATGATTGTACTTCTTTTTATAGGTAGTCACTACATGCTATACTGCTcagtgtaaattaaatttaatataaaaaaatcacaaatatatgttattaaccctcttaatcccccttacaacttaggagtatgaaaaatagatgttagccgattctcagacctacccggcatacaaaatttcttaaaaattggtcctgtcgtttcggaggagtaacgtaactaacattgtgacacgagaattttgtatatataaaataaactttatatttattttttagatgaGCTCCAGTATTAGTCAACAGCAAAATACATACATCACTAATGAAACTCACAGAGATTACAAAGAAATAACCATGCTTGAACAAGACTTAATAACATTGAATAATAacgattttaatattgaaaataaaacaagcGAATCCTTAGAACGTAATAATGTTAATGATgatacagaaaaaaatgttaatattcaATGTAAAATATACGAAACTGGTACAAAATATCCTTTACTCACACTTGAAGATGCATTAGTAGATAGTACAGCATTAAGTTTAAAAGAATTTGATAAAATTCttgataaacataataatatctcAGATACAATAGATCCAATAAGTTTTGATGACTtccatttaattataaatgatgCTGAATCTAATGTTTTAAATGTAGAAGAAGAAAACAACATTATTCttgataaacaaaatttaagagATGCAGATATTTTGAATGGTAACTTATATAAGAATACTAATAGCAAACCAGACGACAATATGAAAATCCTTGTTGAGAACAAAACAGAACCAGAGTTTATagatataagtaatataactCTAGACAATAGTTCTAATATTAGCAAAATTGATACTGATGTAGATGAACCTGCAATACCCGCTACAGCtacatatacaattttatctaacagtaaaattaaaagcaaATTGGAAGTAAACAAACCTACAACATTTATTAAAGTTACAGACAACGTCTCAAGTAACATCGAAAGCTGCATCGATTCTAAACATAACCATGCTGTCAATATTATagacaaagaaaaaatacttaataaaagtaTCTTCATAAATAGTAAAGCAATTAACttcaatattgataaaaatgaaattaataataatataaattcttcTAATATTAAGAGACTTGTTCCAAATGAAAATAGTCAATTTAGAGCCATTCTACTTGAACATAAAGATAatggtaaaaattattttaaagaatctgcaaaaaataatttaacagtaATAGAAATTTTGAGTTCTGACGACGAAGATTCTAATAATATTGATACAGGCGATATACTATCAATAAGTACATGTGAAgatctaaaagaaaaaagtttagaTCAAAATGATTCAGACTGTAGCGGTTACCATTCGTCTGATTTCGAATTTATTGATGAGGAAGAAGCTAAGAAATTTGgatatttcagtaaaaaaattgaaacaaaagaaCCAAATTTAgatgattttataattaatgattattttgatACGCTATTTCCAAAGGATGAACAAAATAACGATAAAGGCAACCATGTGATACCAGAGGGcgataattttgtaaatctaTTTAATCAAAATTCTATACGTTCATTCAATTATAATGTAGAAATCAAATCTGTTACTACAGAAGTGTCTATGAAGACAAACTTTGAGTCCATTGGGTTTGATATGCCGAGGTATCGAGAAAATCCAGAATTGGAAGCGtgtaagttattaataaatgcTACTAACTGCTGTTTTTAATACATGATATTAGCGTTAATTGTAATGAAATCATTAATAATCAATAAGTAACACAGGAACTTCTAAAATCTAAATTTCTAAAGTAATTGACCTCAACTCATTTCTTCCTTAGGTGACAAAAGGGCTGGTAAATTTATTCAAGAGTCGAAATTGCGGTTCAAAGGGAAAATGCTGCCAGTTTTCATGGCGTAAAATTTCaaccaaatataatttataccaaAAACATTTCTAAActattagattttaaaattaatgagagAACAACGAGACTGTTGTGTAGATGCAGTACTCGTTTAGGGTGTTCAAAGTCGAATTGTCGCCACAATGTCGATAAAAACGccattaaaacttaaaactcAAGTTCTAAAACAGATGAATTACTAGAATTTGTTATCTTGTACCTTACATGCAAAAAAATGTTTCCTAAAACAGATTATAATTTATAGGTATGTTTACATAAGTTTATATTTAGccgttattaattttttattttttctttttaacagtCAGACAAGACGCTTATGATTCTGCAAGAAAAATAAAGATGATGTATCCACAAGAAAATAAACGGCGTCGTCGACAATATTGAAACTTTGAATTGATTGAAACTcgaatttaaactttataaattcttaattttaatacattttttactttacttaatatgtttattttattagttttacacCTATAATAGTAACAACTATTAATACCACtattatagtattaaatactattaaagGCAAGAAAGTTAGAAAATGTgttcaaaatatcaaaatacacCATTTAAAAGTTACATACGGTTGCTACATAAAAAAACTAGAGCTTGTACAGTAAGCAGTGACTAATATAAAGCCATTGCACAGCGttcaattaaacatatttacaagttATACAGAATTACGTTAATCCAGTGCTTTTTCAACACAAAACCTAACTTTAAAGCTATTACACAAAAGATTCACACGTTTATACATACAGTTGCTAAATAAAAACCAAAGCTTAAACTGCAagtaatgattattataataataaattgcttAATACACACAACAGCTTTAAGAAATCGCATCAAACCAGTGCCTTGTCATAGTTCTATTTAGAACATCGActgatgtattaaataaatcaaaatcaagttCTGGAATATCATTCAAAGTATTAATTTCTTTAGAGGTTCTAATTATGAAAGCATTTTTGCGGTAATTAGTGCTACTAAATGGAGTATACAAGAGAGATGGAATTCTTGTGGACCTTGTAGGGACTTTCAGATATATTTTCGATAAAAGTAGGGGAGAATCT encodes the following:
- the LOC123667836 gene encoding translation machinery-associated protein 7 homolog — encoded protein: MSGREGGKKKPLKAPKKASRELDDDDLALKQKLKEQQKALEEAKAKASQKGPLVSGGIKKSGKK